One genomic window of Candidatus Pseudobacter hemicellulosilyticus includes the following:
- the ygiD gene encoding 4,5-DOPA dioxygenase extradiol, with translation MNALHQLTAGLEPTEKMPVLFLGHGNPMNAIQDNIFTQGFTAMAKTLPRPKAILCISAHWETKGTFITAMEHPETIHDFGGFPQALFDVQYPAPGSPETAKQASELVTATNIQLTNDWGLDHGCWTVVKFLFPNADVPVVEMSIDYTKPPAYHYALGKELAALRSKGVLIIGSGNTVHNLRMAAWDQMMTPGYAYDWASSANEKMRHMILNRDHQSLIDYNKQGREFQLSIPTPEHFIPLLYILGLQEKDEQASIFNDALIAGSLNMMSVRISKA, from the coding sequence ATGAATGCCCTGCACCAACTGACGGCTGGACTGGAACCTACCGAAAAAATGCCCGTTCTTTTTTTAGGGCACGGTAATCCCATGAACGCCATTCAGGACAATATATTTACCCAGGGCTTTACTGCTATGGCAAAGACCCTGCCCAGGCCCAAAGCCATCCTTTGTATCTCGGCCCACTGGGAAACCAAAGGCACTTTCATCACCGCTATGGAACATCCCGAAACCATTCATGATTTCGGCGGCTTTCCACAGGCCTTGTTCGATGTACAGTACCCCGCCCCAGGCAGCCCGGAAACAGCAAAGCAGGCCAGTGAGCTGGTGACAGCTACCAACATCCAGCTGACCAACGACTGGGGCCTGGACCATGGCTGCTGGACAGTAGTGAAATTCCTTTTCCCCAATGCCGATGTACCCGTAGTGGAAATGAGCATCGACTATACCAAACCGCCTGCCTACCACTATGCGCTGGGTAAAGAGCTGGCGGCCCTGCGCAGCAAAGGCGTCCTGATCATTGGCAGCGGCAATACCGTACACAACCTCCGCATGGCCGCCTGGGACCAGATGATGACACCCGGCTATGCGTACGACTGGGCCAGCAGCGCCAATGAAAAGATGCGCCACATGATCCTCAACAGGGATCACCAGTCGCTGATCGATTACAATAAGCAGGGCCGGGAATTCCAGCTATCCATCCCTACCCCCGAACATTTTATACCCCTGCTCTATATCCTGGGATTACAGGAAAAAGACGAGCAGGCCAGCATCTTCAATGATGCGCTGATAGCAGGCTCCCTCAATATGATGTCAGTCAGGATCTCCAAAGCATAA
- a CDS encoding gamma-glutamyltransferase, which produces MRRPFLLLLLLCFTLSILAQSTQKPPLHGRHWMAITGKPLAATAGSMIFQQGGNAVDAACAMLAATCTMWDVLSWGGETQALIYHPKTGKVIGINALGVAPTGATPAFFKQKGMEFPPEYGPLAAVTPGTPGGLCYMLAEYGTLSLEQVLAPAMQLAAGYPIEAQTANSMERQKARIKAWPYSAKVFLPHTGEKREAPAAGEIFVQEDLLATLRKLVETEQAALKAGKDRKQAIYAASERFYKGDIAQEFVRGAREQGGLITLEDLANWKVIEEEPLHTNYKGIEVYKLQQWTQGPMLLQSLNILENFDLKKMGYNSPQYIHTLYQTMNLAFADRDFYYGDPYFPPAEPMQGLLSKAYARQRAGLIDTAHNNEQAGPGDPYLFMGRTNPYKSILQKRGLLIDTVNRRNPGFLPAHDARTSMAVVQDSLYKDRLWRGTTSIEAADSAGWVVSITPSGGWLPACIAGRTGVGMSQRLQSFVIDSSLNPFNVVQPGKRPRVTLTPTLALKDGKPFLSFAVQGGDTQEQNLLQCFLNIVEFGMTVQQATEAANINTNQLWLSLGGTTSKDRQPQPGHLLLNSQTPDEVRSALRSKGYTLSFDDRTSGPINAIWFDWLHRSFWGGSSNHGEDYGIGW; this is translated from the coding sequence ATGAGACGCCCTTTCCTGCTGCTGCTCCTGTTATGTTTCACCCTGTCCATACTGGCCCAATCCACCCAGAAGCCGCCCCTGCATGGCCGCCACTGGATGGCCATCACCGGTAAACCACTGGCCGCTACGGCCGGCAGTATGATCTTCCAGCAGGGAGGGAATGCCGTAGACGCCGCCTGCGCTATGCTGGCCGCTACCTGCACCATGTGGGACGTACTCAGCTGGGGTGGCGAAACACAGGCCCTGATCTACCATCCAAAGACCGGCAAGGTCATTGGCATCAATGCCCTGGGCGTAGCACCCACCGGGGCCACGCCAGCCTTCTTCAAACAAAAAGGCATGGAGTTCCCACCCGAATACGGTCCCCTGGCCGCTGTTACACCCGGCACACCCGGCGGTCTCTGTTATATGCTGGCCGAATATGGTACGCTCAGCCTGGAACAGGTGCTGGCGCCCGCCATGCAGCTGGCCGCCGGTTATCCCATAGAAGCACAGACCGCCAACAGTATGGAACGCCAGAAAGCAAGGATCAAAGCCTGGCCCTATTCCGCCAAAGTTTTCCTTCCCCATACCGGTGAAAAACGCGAAGCGCCAGCCGCCGGGGAGATCTTTGTCCAGGAAGACCTGCTGGCCACTCTCCGCAAACTGGTGGAGACCGAACAGGCAGCCCTCAAGGCAGGGAAAGACCGCAAACAGGCCATCTATGCCGCCAGCGAACGATTTTATAAAGGCGATATCGCACAGGAATTTGTCCGCGGCGCCCGGGAGCAGGGCGGACTGATCACGCTGGAAGACCTGGCCAACTGGAAGGTCATTGAAGAAGAGCCACTGCATACCAATTACAAGGGCATTGAGGTATACAAACTGCAGCAATGGACACAAGGCCCCATGCTGCTGCAATCGCTCAATATCCTCGAAAACTTCGACCTGAAAAAGATGGGGTATAACAGCCCGCAATATATCCATACCCTGTACCAGACCATGAACCTGGCCTTCGCCGACCGCGACTTCTACTACGGCGATCCCTATTTCCCGCCCGCCGAGCCGATGCAGGGTTTATTGAGCAAGGCCTATGCGCGGCAGCGGGCCGGTCTCATTGACACCGCGCATAACAATGAGCAGGCCGGCCCCGGGGATCCCTATTTATTTATGGGACGAACCAATCCCTATAAAAGTATCCTGCAAAAAAGAGGGCTGCTGATTGATACCGTCAACCGCCGCAATCCCGGCTTCCTGCCGGCGCATGACGCACGGACGTCCATGGCAGTTGTCCAGGACTCCCTCTATAAAGACCGCCTCTGGCGCGGCACCACCAGCATTGAAGCGGCTGATAGCGCCGGCTGGGTAGTAAGTATCACGCCGAGTGGCGGCTGGCTCCCTGCCTGCATCGCCGGCAGAACAGGTGTGGGTATGAGCCAAAGGCTGCAAAGCTTTGTGATTGATTCCAGTCTTAATCCCTTCAACGTAGTACAGCCCGGCAAAAGGCCCCGGGTAACGTTAACGCCTACCCTGGCGCTGAAGGATGGCAAACCTTTCCTCAGCTTCGCCGTTCAGGGTGGAGATACCCAGGAACAGAACCTCCTCCAATGTTTTCTCAATATCGTGGAATTCGGTATGACGGTCCAGCAGGCCACCGAAGCTGCCAATATCAATACCAACCAGCTCTGGCTATCTCTTGGTGGCACTACCAGCAAGGACCGCCAGCCACAGCCCGGTCACCTGCTGCTCAACAGCCAAACTCCCGATGAGGTGCGCTCCGCCCTCCGCAGCAAGGGATATACCCTCAGCTTTGACGACCGCACCAGCGGCCCTATCAACGCCATCTGGTTCGACTGGCTCCACCGCAGCTTCTGGGGCGGCAGCTCCAATCATGGGGAGGATTATGGGATTGGGTGGTAA
- a CDS encoding SDR family oxidoreductase, with product MSTAKIGVTGATGQLGQKLINQLKALVPAEQIVALVRTPEKAADLGVEVRAFDYTNPALIGKSLRGIERLVLISSNEVGQRSVQHSNVINAAKAAGVKYIVYTSLLHADTTTLDLAAEHLETEAALAASGIAHTILRNGWYTENYTGSVPGWVGAGAVVGSAGEGKISSASREDFALAAAKVVSGEGHEGKVYELAGDEAYTLADLAAELSRQTGKEIPYKNLSKEEYTEALKSWGVPAGFAGMIAGWDIGVANGDLFDDSKVLSNLIGRSTTPFAKTVAAALEQVK from the coding sequence ATGTCAACAGCAAAAATAGGCGTAACAGGCGCTACCGGCCAGCTTGGCCAGAAACTGATCAATCAGTTGAAAGCACTGGTTCCGGCAGAACAGATCGTAGCACTGGTCCGCACACCGGAAAAAGCGGCCGACCTCGGTGTTGAGGTCAGGGCCTTTGATTATACCAATCCGGCCCTGATAGGCAAAAGCCTTCGTGGTATTGAGCGGCTGGTACTGATCTCCAGCAATGAAGTGGGACAACGTTCCGTACAACACAGCAATGTGATCAATGCAGCCAAAGCCGCCGGCGTTAAATATATCGTATACACCAGCCTGCTGCATGCAGACACCACCACCCTGGATCTTGCTGCCGAACACCTGGAAACGGAAGCAGCCCTGGCAGCATCAGGAATTGCCCATACTATCCTGAGAAATGGCTGGTATACCGAGAACTATACAGGCTCCGTTCCAGGCTGGGTAGGCGCCGGCGCAGTAGTGGGCAGTGCGGGTGAAGGAAAGATCTCTTCAGCTTCCCGCGAAGACTTTGCCCTGGCTGCTGCCAAAGTAGTCAGCGGAGAAGGCCATGAAGGCAAAGTGTATGAGCTGGCAGGTGATGAAGCCTATACCCTGGCCGATCTGGCGGCTGAATTATCCCGTCAGACAGGCAAAGAGATCCCTTACAAGAACCTCTCTAAAGAGGAATACACGGAAGCCCTTAAATCATGGGGTGTTCCTGCAGGATTTGCAGGAATGATTGCCGGATGGGATATTGGCGTAGCCAATGGCGACCTGTTTGATGACAGCAAAGTGCTTTCTAATCTGATAGGCCGCTCTACAACGCCTTTCGCTAAAACGGTAGCAGCGGCTTTGGAGCAGGTAAAATAA
- a CDS encoding FecR domain-containing protein: MESERHFRELFDRYLAGTCTAQEKAVIEKWFEQGGDTVEADPGLSAAEKARMLANIHRVQDQQMRPAILASKREKQPGLLLFLKKWRVAAVWAGFLLATAVSTWIILRHSPDTTTTAAVVFNQVTTSKGEIRQVILPDSSIVQLNANSVLSYHPDFAVQRQVKLSGEALFTVTRNTQHPFTVWTSDSLATTVLGTQFNINSYDQGEEIAITVVSGKVSVSKPGSTIGTLTSAQAIRYHKAGGDHKLLTDIHTANLTDWTKGEWKYDNMRSGDLVLLLQNQYNITLTIQRKGKPLQTGLSVNFTRQQTPGEIIETFCSFAGCRYRRLSAASFEIY; the protein is encoded by the coding sequence ATGGAATCAGAACGCCATTTCAGAGAATTGTTCGACCGGTATTTAGCGGGCACCTGCACCGCGCAGGAAAAGGCCGTTATCGAAAAATGGTTTGAACAGGGAGGCGATACGGTAGAAGCTGACCCCGGGTTAAGCGCAGCTGAGAAAGCCCGGATGCTGGCGAACATTCACCGGGTACAGGATCAACAGATGCGCCCGGCCATCCTTGCCAGCAAGCGGGAAAAACAACCGGGACTACTGCTTTTTTTAAAAAAATGGCGTGTGGCAGCAGTTTGGGCAGGTTTCCTGCTCGCTACGGCCGTTTCGACCTGGATCATACTCAGACATTCCCCTGATACGACAACTACTGCTGCTGTTGTTTTTAATCAGGTCACTACCAGCAAAGGAGAGATCAGGCAGGTTATACTGCCAGATAGTTCCATCGTACAACTCAATGCCAATTCCGTGTTGAGCTATCATCCCGATTTTGCAGTGCAACGCCAGGTGAAACTTTCCGGAGAGGCCCTGTTTACTGTAACCCGCAATACACAACATCCTTTCACCGTATGGACTTCGGATAGCCTGGCCACCACCGTACTGGGAACACAGTTCAATATCAACAGTTACGATCAGGGGGAAGAAATCGCTATTACCGTGGTATCCGGTAAAGTATCGGTCAGTAAACCGGGCAGTACAATTGGCACACTAACCAGCGCGCAGGCGATCCGTTATCATAAGGCCGGAGGTGATCATAAACTCCTTACGGACATACATACAGCAAACCTTACCGACTGGACAAAAGGCGAGTGGAAGTATGACAATATGCGGTCCGGCGACCTTGTCCTGCTGTTACAAAACCAGTACAATATCACCCTTACCATACAGAGAAAAGGAAAGCCCCTGCAAACAGGCCTCAGTGTCAATTTCACCCGGCAGCAAACGCCCGGGGAGATCATAGAAACGTTTTGCAGTTTTGCGGGATGCAGGTACCGTCGCCTCAGCGCCGCTTCATTTGAGATCTATTAA
- a CDS encoding FecR domain-containing protein, which produces MELPKNDIDRLLQAWQAQLLSREEYEALFRALADPAHREQVEAYLDQRLLAQPAEATALARELDWEGMFRRIIGPEQPPQTVPVHRVHFLRRWGWAAAVLLVLLGAGTLYLLNQNPGRAVVVQEPGQDIQPGKEGAILTLADGRQVVLDSLGNGVIAEQNGARVVLEKGKLNYLLSERSEQVLTYNTMSTPRGRQFMLQLPDGSRVWLNAASSLRYPTAFQGKERRVELTGEAYFEVAPNKGQPFFVTLNNQATVEVLGTRFNANAYGNEQQLDATLLEGSVRVVSGSSRVVLEPGQNARINGSIQVQREADINQVIAWKNGLFNFEGKKLREVMRQLERWYDIEVVVQPEVPDIEFYGEINRDISLAGMLKALKLSDVRFAMDGRKLTVLR; this is translated from the coding sequence ATGGAACTGCCCAAAAACGACATAGACCGCCTCTTACAGGCCTGGCAGGCGCAGCTGCTCAGCCGGGAAGAATATGAGGCCCTGTTCCGCGCCCTGGCGGATCCTGCCCACCGGGAGCAGGTAGAAGCCTACCTGGATCAGCGGCTGCTGGCCCAGCCGGCTGAAGCTACGGCCCTGGCCCGCGAACTGGACTGGGAAGGCATGTTCCGGCGCATTATTGGGCCGGAGCAACCGCCACAGACCGTGCCGGTACACCGGGTACATTTCTTACGCAGATGGGGATGGGCGGCAGCGGTCCTCCTGGTACTGCTGGGTGCGGGCACCCTTTACCTTCTGAACCAGAATCCCGGACGGGCTGTAGTAGTACAGGAACCAGGGCAGGATATCCAGCCCGGTAAGGAAGGCGCTATCCTGACCCTGGCCGATGGCCGGCAGGTAGTGCTGGACAGCCTGGGCAATGGGGTTATTGCGGAGCAGAATGGCGCCCGGGTAGTGCTGGAAAAAGGAAAGCTGAATTATTTACTGAGCGAACGATCAGAACAGGTACTGACCTATAATACCATGAGTACGCCCAGGGGCCGGCAGTTCATGCTGCAGCTGCCAGATGGCAGCAGGGTATGGCTCAACGCCGCCAGCAGCCTGCGTTATCCCACGGCTTTCCAGGGGAAGGAGCGCCGGGTGGAGCTGACCGGGGAAGCTTATTTTGAGGTGGCGCCCAACAAGGGCCAGCCATTTTTCGTAACCCTGAATAACCAGGCTACAGTAGAAGTGCTGGGGACCCGTTTCAACGCCAATGCCTATGGCAACGAGCAGCAGCTGGATGCCACCCTGCTGGAAGGATCGGTGCGGGTGGTGAGCGGCAGCAGCAGGGTAGTGCTGGAACCGGGACAGAATGCCCGGATCAATGGCAGTATCCAGGTGCAGCGGGAGGCGGATATTAACCAGGTAATTGCCTGGAAGAACGGCCTCTTTAATTTTGAAGGAAAGAAACTCCGGGAAGTGATGCGCCAGCTGGAACGCTGGTATGATATTGAGGTAGTGGTGCAGCCGGAAGTACCCGATATTGAATTTTATGGTGAGATCAACAGAGATATAAGCCTGGCTGGTATGCTCAAGGCCCTGAAACTGTCTGATGTCCGTTTTGCCATGGATGGCCGGAAACTGACAGTACTGCGGTAA
- a CDS encoding YceI family protein: MKKLIAIPVLAVVLSSFTLLNSIWKNDPPHSQLGFTVTHLGINDVSGTFNDFEVSINAQKADFSDAVFTLTAKTASVDTRVEARDNHLKSADFFDAAQYPEFSFTSTSIKSAGKNKFKLTGNLTLHGVTKEVSLDALYRGTVENPMSKKQTAGFSVTGTIKRSDFQIGSKFPDAMVSDLVQIKADGEFAQ, from the coding sequence ATGAAAAAACTCATCGCTATCCCGGTACTCGCTGTTGTATTATCCTCCTTCACTTTGCTCAACAGCATCTGGAAGAACGATCCGCCGCATTCCCAGCTGGGATTCACCGTTACCCACCTGGGCATTAACGATGTATCAGGCACTTTCAATGATTTTGAGGTTAGCATCAACGCGCAAAAGGCCGATTTCTCTGATGCCGTTTTCACACTGACAGCCAAAACAGCTTCTGTAGACACCCGCGTTGAAGCCCGGGACAACCACCTGAAAAGCGCTGATTTTTTTGACGCCGCCCAATACCCTGAATTCAGCTTCACCAGTACTTCCATTAAAAGCGCCGGCAAGAATAAATTCAAACTCACCGGCAACCTCACCCTTCATGGCGTTACCAAAGAAGTAAGCCTGGACGCCCTGTACAGGGGTACCGTAGAAAACCCGATGAGCAAAAAACAAACAGCCGGTTTCAGTGTTACCGGCACTATCAAACGTTCAGATTTCCAGATAGGCAGTAAGTTCCCTGATGCTATGGTAAGCGACCTGGTACAGATCAAGGCCGATGGAGAATTTGCACAATAG
- a CDS encoding DUF3861 domain-containing protein — MEKRNNKYRIHLQELELKTGTQASRNLSFDFENHDDIFEVIEKIKTRNLLSTEEQSVEFAVGLKLFSEILIRHKDKALFAELIPAIKEFMNKLKKS, encoded by the coding sequence ATGGAAAAAAGGAATAACAAATACCGCATCCATTTACAGGAGTTGGAATTAAAAACCGGTACACAAGCTTCCCGGAATTTGTCTTTTGACTTTGAAAACCATGACGATATTTTTGAAGTCATTGAAAAGATAAAGACCAGGAACTTACTGTCAACAGAAGAACAAAGTGTGGAATTTGCGGTTGGATTAAAATTGTTCAGTGAAATATTGATCCGCCATAAAGACAAGGCCCTGTTTGCTGAGTTGATCCCTGCTATTAAAGAATTTATGAATAAACTGAAGAAAAGTTAG
- a CDS encoding helix-turn-helix transcriptional regulator — protein sequence MNELIKIFKVDIEEAQKIASQPNTPHSHDFEELLIGNQGQLEHFIDFHSVMIEAPFVSFVTQGKIHRLIPMPKDGHCDIWAIRFKSELIAETTFQLYAAFHDNANISMKTEGCFHRINTLCEMMYQEYLQDAPDITVLRQLLSALFAIIESDRRKLNLNDNESKKIQSNTFRNFLKLLDAHYKEAHDVNFYAERLFMSTRNLNNICQSVLGQSVSEIIENRKLTAAKNLLITTELTVAEIGYELGFKEKTYFTTAFRKKAGITPSDFRKEMQKVIS from the coding sequence ATGAATGAGTTAATTAAGATCTTCAAAGTAGATATAGAGGAGGCACAAAAAATTGCCTCCCAGCCCAATACGCCCCATAGCCACGACTTTGAGGAACTGCTGATCGGTAACCAGGGCCAGCTGGAACATTTTATAGATTTTCATTCGGTGATGATAGAAGCGCCCTTTGTCAGCTTTGTTACCCAGGGCAAGATCCACCGACTGATACCTATGCCCAAAGATGGTCATTGTGATATCTGGGCCATCCGCTTCAAGAGCGAGCTGATTGCGGAGACCACCTTCCAGTTGTATGCGGCCTTCCACGACAATGCCAATATTTCCATGAAGACAGAGGGCTGCTTCCACCGGATCAATACCCTCTGCGAAATGATGTACCAGGAGTACCTCCAGGACGCACCGGATATCACCGTGCTGCGCCAGTTGCTGTCCGCACTTTTTGCCATTATTGAATCGGACAGGCGCAAGCTCAACCTCAACGATAACGAATCAAAAAAAATACAAAGCAATACCTTCCGGAATTTCCTGAAGCTGCTGGATGCGCATTATAAAGAAGCCCACGATGTCAACTTCTATGCCGAAAGGCTCTTTATGAGCACCCGCAACCTGAATAATATCTGCCAGTCGGTCCTGGGCCAGAGCGTTTCCGAGATCATCGAGAACCGCAAGCTGACAGCAGCTAAAAACCTGCTGATCACTACTGAGCTGACCGTAGCGGAAATAGGCTATGAGCTGGGCTTCAAAGAGAAAACTTATTTCACCACGGCCTTCCGGAAAAAGGCAGGCATTACCCCATCAGATTTCAGGAAAGAAATGCAGAAGGTCATCTCCTGA
- a CDS encoding sigma-70 family RNA polymerase sigma factor produces the protein MEFNPSSYGERELLNRMAAGDRIAFHSLFEQYRIPLFSFALEITRSPVDAEDIVQEIFIKIWEQRNRLAEVREARPYIYAMARNHTFDWLQKVARNDQLKDQLWANSHQDRPVTEEQVDARESQRLIEEAVSRLSPAKQQVFRLSREAGLDHQQIADRLGLSKSRVKNILVECLQFIRYYLQQHSPLLALVYCLADRSFFH, from the coding sequence TTGGAATTCAATCCATCATCATACGGAGAAAGGGAACTGCTTAACCGGATGGCTGCGGGCGATCGCATCGCTTTTCACAGCCTCTTTGAGCAGTACCGGATCCCCCTGTTCAGTTTTGCCCTGGAGATCACCCGCTCGCCCGTGGATGCGGAAGATATTGTGCAGGAGATCTTCATCAAGATCTGGGAGCAGCGCAACCGGCTGGCGGAAGTAAGGGAGGCCAGGCCCTATATCTACGCTATGGCGCGGAACCATACCTTCGACTGGCTCCAGAAAGTAGCCCGCAATGATCAGCTCAAAGACCAGCTCTGGGCCAATAGCCACCAGGACCGCCCAGTCACCGAAGAACAGGTGGATGCCCGCGAAAGCCAGCGGCTGATTGAGGAGGCCGTCTCCCGGCTGTCGCCCGCCAAACAGCAGGTGTTCCGCCTGAGCCGTGAAGCCGGGCTGGATCACCAGCAGATCGCCGACCGGTTAGGCCTTTCCAAAAGCCGGGTCAAGAATATCCTGGTTGAATGCCTGCAGTTCATCCGCTACTACCTCCAGCAGCATTCCCCCCTGCTGGCCCTGGTCTATTGCCTGGCCGACAGGAGCTTCTTCCATTAA
- a CDS encoding sigma-70 family RNA polymerase sigma factor, with the protein MVKSIQNDTEIWQLVKEGDRAAFDQLYHQYASPVFAMVYKHLRNRSDAQDITQEVFLDIWEKRNAITIQSSLFNYLYTTARNRMLRYIRQNAFRPESLDFLRQLLDEQHLPQTYQDSYPESAIRSIESSIVDEIAGLPEQMKKVYRLSTETGMSIPEIANHLLISPYTVKNHLSKVRKRLRQTVSRLSSLFFALFVLLLITARLLSF; encoded by the coding sequence ATGGTAAAAAGCATTCAAAACGACACTGAAATATGGCAACTGGTAAAAGAGGGCGACCGTGCCGCTTTTGACCAGCTATATCACCAGTACGCATCCCCTGTTTTTGCGATGGTCTATAAGCACCTCCGCAACCGGTCAGATGCACAGGATATCACGCAGGAAGTCTTTTTGGATATATGGGAAAAGAGAAATGCTATTACTATACAAAGCTCTCTGTTCAACTATCTGTACACTACCGCCCGTAACCGTATGCTGCGGTATATCAGGCAGAATGCCTTTCGCCCGGAAAGCCTGGATTTCCTCCGGCAACTATTGGATGAACAGCATTTGCCGCAGACCTACCAGGACAGCTACCCGGAATCAGCCATTCGCAGCATTGAATCGTCCATCGTCGATGAGATTGCCGGACTACCCGAACAAATGAAAAAAGTCTACCGGTTAAGTACCGAAACCGGTATGAGCATCCCGGAAATAGCCAATCATTTATTGATTTCCCCTTATACAGTTAAAAACCATCTTTCCAAAGTGCGCAAGCGACTGCGCCAGACTGTATCAAGACTATCTTCCCTGTTTTTTGCCCTTTTTGTATTGCTGCTGATCACGGCCCGGCTTCTTTCTTTTTGA
- a CDS encoding ester cyclase, with product MKKSIVRNVVTVATIVAVLGVAACSESKSQKEEGKAVLNDVKELAAVNPLIAANLAKFDTLDFVVFSNRDWKRLHESHAEDIKVHFPDGHTEIGLEQHIKTLDAMFVYAPDTRIEEHPIKIGDGNMTAVMGYMLGTFTEPMPAGNGKFIQPTGKKFKLPMATIGIWKDGVMTEEYLFWDNKTYMDQLLGTK from the coding sequence ATGAAAAAAAGTATTGTAAGAAATGTAGTGACAGTAGCAACAATAGTTGCAGTATTGGGCGTTGCGGCATGTTCTGAAAGCAAAAGCCAAAAGGAAGAAGGAAAAGCAGTATTGAATGACGTGAAAGAACTGGCAGCAGTCAATCCTTTAATTGCAGCAAACCTGGCAAAGTTTGACACGCTGGATTTTGTGGTTTTCAGCAACAGGGACTGGAAACGCCTGCATGAAAGCCATGCGGAAGATATAAAGGTCCACTTCCCCGACGGACATACCGAAATTGGTCTGGAACAGCATATCAAAACATTGGATGCGATGTTTGTTTACGCTCCCGATACAAGGATTGAGGAACATCCCATTAAAATTGGTGATGGGAATATGACCGCAGTAATGGGGTATATGTTGGGCACTTTTACGGAACCTATGCCTGCCGGTAACGGAAAATTCATTCAGCCTACCGGAAAGAAATTCAAATTGCCGATGGCAACAATAGGTATCTGGAAAGATGGGGTGATGACCGAAGAATATCTCTTCTGGGATAACAAAACCTATATGGATCAACTATTGGGCACAAAATAA
- a CDS encoding sigma-70 family RNA polymerase sigma factor, producing MDKAAFLAAIEACQGILHKICYLYQDSKEDREDLFQEMVFQLWKGYPGFRGDAKISTWIYRIALNTAITSFRKKRPSIEYPASLPELPAEGPDEEMAGKQALLFRALKQLDDGEKAIITLYLEGLSYRQIGEIAGISENNVGVKLNRIKTRIQTILNT from the coding sequence ATGGATAAAGCCGCCTTTTTAGCAGCTATAGAAGCATGCCAGGGGATCCTGCATAAGATATGCTACCTGTACCAGGACAGCAAAGAAGACAGGGAAGACCTGTTCCAGGAAATGGTTTTCCAGCTCTGGAAAGGTTATCCCGGGTTCCGGGGTGATGCCAAAATAAGCACCTGGATCTATCGCATAGCGCTCAATACGGCCATTACTTCTTTCCGGAAAAAGAGGCCTTCCATCGAATACCCTGCATCATTGCCGGAACTGCCGGCAGAAGGGCCGGATGAAGAAATGGCCGGGAAACAGGCGCTGTTGTTCAGGGCGCTGAAACAGCTGGACGACGGGGAGAAGGCCATCATCACGCTTTACCTGGAAGGACTGAGCTACCGGCAGATAGGGGAAATAGCCGGTATCAGTGAAAACAATGTAGGGGTGAAGCTCAACAGGATCAAAACCAGGATACAGACAATCTTAAATACATAG